In one window of Helianthus annuus cultivar XRQ/B chromosome 17, HanXRQr2.0-SUNRISE, whole genome shotgun sequence DNA:
- the LOC110924162 gene encoding uncharacterized mitochondrial protein AtMg00810-like: protein MIDQTLFIKRVDKDIILVQIYVDDIIFGSTNDALCKEFEEVMKKKFEMSSLGEMTMFMGLQVRQNNQGILIHQSKYVTDVLAKFSMTDSKPSDSPIAERPLLTEDPEGSPVNQTLYCSMISSLIYLTASRPDILYAVCQCARYQANPKLTHLTVVKRIFRYLKGAPKLGLWYPRDSNFDLFAFSDSNFGGIDRDRKSTSAGCQFFGDRLIFWQCKKQQTVSLSTAETEYAAASACCSQVLWMQHQLQDYGLTYLDTTIYCDNDAAIHITKTPVFHSKTKHIDIKIHFIRDCFDRGLIKLEQIHTDANTADLSTKPVSISRFNVLVDLLKMIRFTD, encoded by the coding sequence ATGATCGATCAGACATTGTTCATCAAACGTGTTGACAAGGACATTATCCTTGTTCAAATATACGTTGACGACATCATCTTCGGATCGACTAATGATGCACTTTGCAAGGAATTTGAAGAAGtcatgaagaaaaagtttgagatgagcTCTTTAGGAGAAATGACGATGTTTATGGGCCTGCAAGTCCGTCAGAACAACCAAGGAATCTTAATTCACCAAAGTAAATATGTAACCGACGTTCTTGCAAAGTTTAGCATGACAGACTCGAAGCCAAGTGACTCCCCAATTGCAGAGCGACCGTTGTTGACTGAGGATCCAGAGGGAAGTCCTGTCAATCAGACGTTGTATTGCTCGATGATCAGCTCACTAATATATCTGACTGCAAGTCGGCCAGACATTCTGTACGCCGTGTGTCAGTGTGCTCGTTATCAGGCTAACCCTAAACTCACTCATCTAACTGTTGTTAAAAGAATTTTCAGATATTTGAAGGGAGCTCCTAAACTCGGACTCTGGTATCCTAGAGATTCGAACTTTGATCTGTTTGCCTTTTCAGATAGCAATTTTGGAGGAATTGATAGGGATAGGAAGTCTACATCAGCTGGATGCCAATTCTTTGGAGACAGACTCATTttttggcaatgcaagaagcagcaGACAGTATCTCTCTCCACAGCGGAAACGGAGTACGCTGCAGCATCTGcatgctgctcccaggttctttGGATGCAACATCAGCTGCAAgattacggtttgacttatcttGATACAACCATTTATTGTGATAACGATGCCGCCATCCATATCACTAAAACccctgtttttcactccaaaaccaagcacattgacattAAAATTCACTTCATAAGAGATTGCTTTGATAGAGGTCTTATTAAACTTGAACAGATCCATACTGATGCTAACACAGCGGATCTTTCTACCAAACCTGTCAGCATCTCTAGGTTCAATGTGCTTGTAGACCTCTTGAAAATGATTCGCTTCACCGACTGA
- the LOC110924163 gene encoding uncharacterized protein LOC110924163, whose protein sequence is MTDCDREDFIVERGSSEDLGNQTEDSGISDNELKSSSISDCDDQLESSSIAKEDSQTVFDIDCSSSKLPESSNVESSEADLTEEETSIESNSAETHGNMETMEKESIEINSTVESDDEIVEEIIVETFSADSLENMISKEKEDVKVTSTDSSAIDPKSNLNKTESTESVPPKRKWSRRNRKPKRKNANTEISNLKQTEPKLKGKVVDTYSCADSYKAGSSKNKHTPKHSVSNEWKRHDQFSRITNDYGGLSLDSGLSIVVVLDT, encoded by the exons ATGACTGATTGTGATAGAGAAGATTTTATTGTTGAGCGGGGATCATCTGAAGATCTTGGCAATCAAACAGAGGATTCAGGAATCTCAGATAACGAGCTCAAATCTTCGAGCATTTCCGATTGTGATGATCAATTAGAATCTAGCAGCATTGCGAAAGAAGACAGTCAAACTGTCTTCGACATAGACTGCTCATCATCTAAGTTACCAGAATCATCTAATGTCGAGAGCTCAGAAGCTGATCTGACTGAAGAAGAGACATCCATAGAGTCCAATTCTGCAGAAACCCATGGAAACATGGAAACTATGGAGAAGGAATCCATAGAAATCAATTCCACAGTCGAATCAGATGATGAAATTGTAGAAGAAATTATTGTGGAAACCTTCTCTGCAGATTCTCTTGAGAACATGATCTCTAAAGAAAAGGAGGATGTGAAAGTCACTTCCACAGACAGTTCAGCTATCGATCCCAAAAGTAACCTTAACAAAACAGAGTCAACTGAATCTGTTCCCCCTAAAAGAAAGTGGTCACGTAGAAATAGAAAGCCAAAAAGGAAGAATGCCAATACGGAAATCTCAAAtcttaagcaaactgaaccaaagCTCAAGGGTAAGGTTGTGGACACTTACTCTTGTGCTGACAGCTATAAGGCGGGTTCCTCCAAGAACAAGCACACTCCAAAGCACTCAGTGTCAAATGAATGGAAAAGACATGATCAGTTCTCGAGAATAAC GAACGACTATGGAGGGCTATCTTTAGACTCTGGTTTATCGATAGTGGTTGTTCTAGACACATGA